The Elaeis guineensis isolate ETL-2024a chromosome 13, EG11, whole genome shotgun sequence genome includes a region encoding these proteins:
- the LOC105033711 gene encoding zinc finger BED domain-containing protein RICESLEEPER 2 gives MAGASDTEPVTTETPTPQPSRRRRKKSLVWEHFTIEAVSGGCTRACCKLCKQTFAYSSGSKIAGTSHLKRHIALGSCPKIKNQEKKMLALTSGSKTDENSSEPPPKRRYRMSGFANAAFDQDVSCVYLAKMIIVHDYPLHMVEHPAFISFVQSLQPRFKMVDFNAIEAEILAIYQKEKQSLMQVFGTMLGRVSLTIGLWTTSQTLGYVCLTGQFIDSDWRLHRRMLNFMMVSSPHSENALSEAIGVSLSDWNMKSKLFTITLDNNCSSHDIYSANLRDHLSNKNTLMLKGQLFVVRCYAHILNVVAQDVIASIHGIIYNIRESVKFIKASPAREEKFAEIALQLEIPSTKTLSLDVTTQWNTTYLMLVAALEYKQAFTVLETCDDNYNEAPSTEDWKKVEIVCTYLKLLYDSANIIMATADPTANIFFHEAWKIQLELTNATLNEDVLVSSFAKEMHEKFDKYWKDCSLVLAIAVVMDPRFKLKLVEFSFSKIYGADAVRYINVVNDSIHELYLEYVAQPLPLTPAYEEQGEVTTSNINGNENGSGIGNDNNRPTTLVSNGDGLQDFDLYLSEMAVNQPTKSELEQYLEESLVPRIQEFDILNWWKLNNLKYPTLSKLARDVLAIPMSMVSTGSSIFASGTGSRVLDDYRSSLRPETVEALFCAKDWLQYLPTMAEPPSTAIVKMEF, from the coding sequence ATGGCTGGAGCTAGTGACACTGAACCAGTCACGACAGAAACACCAACTCCACAACCTTCAAGGCGCAGGAGAAAGAAGTCATTGGTCTGGGAACACTTCACTATTGAAGCTGTGTCTGGAGGATGTACGCGGGCTTGTTGCAAGTTGTGCAAGCAGACATTTGCTTACAGTAGTGGCTCAAAGATTGCAGGCACTAGCCACCTCAAGAGGCACATTGCTCTGGGCTCctgtcctaaaatcaaaaatcaggaAAAGAAAATGCTTGCGCTTACTTCAGGTTCAAAAACCGATGAAAATTCCAGTGAACCACCTCCCAAAAGACGCTACAGAATGTCTGGCTTTGCAAATGCTGCATTTGACCAGGACGTCAGCTGCGTCTATCTTGCAAAGATGATCATTGTGCATGACTATCCTCTTCACATGGTTGAACATCCTGCTTTCATATCTTTCGTTCAAAGTCTCCAACCTCGGTTCAAGATGGTAGACTTCAATGCCATTGAAGCAGAAATATTAGCCATTTATCAGAAGGAAAAGCAAAGCCTCATGCAAGTCTTTGGAACCATGCTCGGAAGGGTTAGCCTCACCATAGGCTTGTGGACAACAAGTCAGACTCTCGGATATGTTTGTCTTACCGGGCAGTTCATTGACAGTGACTGGAGGCTGCATAGGAGAATGCTTAACTTCATGATGGTATCTTCTCCTCATTCAGAAAATGCTCTTAGTGAAGCTATCGGGGTTAGCCTTTCAGATTGGAACATGAAATCTAAGTTATTCACCATCACTCTAGACAATAATTGCTCATCTCATGACATCTACAGTGCAAATCTAAGAGACCACCTGTCCAACAAGAACACACTCATGCTCAAGGGTCAGTTGTTTGTTGTCCGTTGCTATGCCCATATCTTGAATGTAGTTGCTCAAGATGTGATTGCTTCAATCCATGGGATTATATACAACATCCGTGAAAGTGTGAAGTTCATTAAAGCTTCTCCAGCCCGTGAAGAAAAATTTGCTGAGATTGCCTTACAACTTGAAATTCCTAGCACGAAGACCTTGTCTCTTGATGTTACAACACAGTGGAACACAACTTACCTCATGCTGGTGGCCGCTTTGGAATATAAACAAGCATTTACTGTCTTGGAAACATGTGATGATAACTATAATGAAGCACCATCGACTGAGGACTGGAAGAAGGTAGAGATTGTTTGCACGTATCTGAAGCTTCTATATGACTCTGCAAATATCATTATGGCAACGGCTGATCCAACTGCAAATATATTTTTCCATGAAGCATGGAAAATCCAGCTAGAGCTGACGAATGCAACACTGAATGAAGATGTTCTTGTGAGCAGCTTTGCAAAAGAGATGCATGAGAAGTTTGACAAATATTGGAAAGACTGCAGCCTTGTCTTGGCAATTGCTGTGGTTATGGACCCTCGTTTCAAGTTGAAGCTTGTGGAGTTCAGTTTTTCAAAAATCTATGGTGCAGATGCTGTTAGATATATTAACGTAGTGAACGACAGCATCCACGAGCTCTATCTTGAGTATGTTGCCCAGCCACTTCCATTGACTCCAGCTTATGAAGAACAAGGGGAAGTCACCACCAGCAACATCAATGGCAATGAAAATGGCAGTGGCATTGGCAATGACAACAATCGGCCAACAACCCTGGTTTCTAATGGTGATGGGCTTCAAGACTTTGATCTCTATCTCTCTGAGATGGCTGTGAACCAGCCAACAAAGTCAGAGCTAGAACAGTATCTGGAAGAGTCCCTCGTTCCACGGATCCAAGAGTTTGATATCCTCAACTGGTGGAAGCTCAACAATCTCAAGTACCCAACGCTTTCGAAGTTGGCCCGGGATGTCTTGGCCATTCCAATGTCCATGGTGAGTACAGGCTCCTCCATATTTGCCAGTGGAACAGGAAGCAGAGTGCTCGACGACTATCGAAGTTCGTTGCGTCCTGAGACAGTGGAGGCTTTGTTCTGTGCAAAGGACTGGCTCCAGTATTTGCCCACCATGGCAGAGCCACCATCAACAGCGATTGTCAAAATGGAGTTCTAG